ACTACTGCTGACCGTATGGAATTGGAAAGGGCAAGGTTTCCGATAGGTTCTTTTACAGAAAGTGAAGAAACATTAATGATTCGTCCATTTTTCTGTTCAATCATATGAGGTAAAGCCAATAAGGTTGTTTCACAGACTGTTTTAAATAAGAGATCAAAAGCTTTCTGATAATCCGAGACCTTTTTATCAACAGCAAGTCCCGGTTCCGGGCCATTGGTATTGTTTACCAAAATATCGATGGAGTGTGTACTAAAATATTGTGTAATGATTTGTTGATAGCTTTTAAAATCTGAAAAATCAGCTACCAGATATTCATGTTTCTGATCCGGGTTTACTTTTGGTAATCTTGCTACGAAATCTTGAAGTTTTGTTTCGTTGCGAGCCATGACCGTAACATTGGCACCACATTTAGCCAGCTCAATGGCAATTCCGGCTCCTATTCCTTGTGTAGCTCCTCCTACGAGCGCATTTTTGAAGAAAGTTGAATATTCATATCCTTTATATCATTACAAATTAGCTTATATAAAGGTAAGAAAAGCCTCAGTTAAAAAAAGGGTTACCCATAGAATATTATCATTATAACCTTGATATATAATAAAAACACCAGCTAAAGCCAGTGTTATATTTGTGTTATTAGAATTTTCGTTATTACAACGCCTGATATGTGAGCTTATAAAGAATTAATCTCCTATTCGGAAAACCAACAATTGGGTAGATGTTGCAGCCAGACTCATACCTGCTCCTGAACAGTTACCAGATTGCCCCCTTCCAAGAGTTATTGTCCATGTTCTATTGGCTGGAACTGTGGTGGCGTAAGTTATGGTTCCTCCATGATTGGAAAGAGCTCCCTCAATATGTGAAGCCGTATTATGGATTCTGGTCGTTCCTGTATTGAGAGGAAATCTACAAAGTACGAGCTGATATTGCAACCTGTGGCATTATGTATAGCCTCATACACAAAGGTTATCTGATAAGTTCCTGCCGGAAAAGTAATTGTGCTTGTTCCTGCATTAAAACTCATTCCCGAAATAGAGTTTTTAACGACAGACATAGGAACTACCTGTGATCCTCCGGCACCTTGCGCCTGCAAGAAATTGGCTTGTGCTGTTTCCAGTCGGAAAACTGCCGGGTTGGGAATAGATAAAGCGCCTAATGTACCAATATTTTTTACAACTCCGGTAGCATCCACTACCATTAAGGGATCTGTGGTCGTATTTCCAGTAGTAAGTCCCTGCAAACGTAGAGGATCAGTTCCATTGATATGCAGTTTATTTGTGGGAGCTGTAATACCAATTCCCATATTTCCTGCTGCAGTTACGGCAACATCATTGGCTTGCTGAGCGACAGACGGAACTCCGGTAGCCGGATTATCTTTGGCTGCATCAATGTTAAAAACGCCTTGTGGATTGGAAGTTTGAATCCCTACTTGCGCTTGTAAGAAATAGAGATTCCCAATCAAAAGAAATAAAAGGATGTGTGCTTGTTTCATAATAAATTCTTTTTCTGATTATTATTTAAAATATATTTTACCAAACTAAGGATACAAAATTTAATTAGATACAATTTTAGCGGTATTTTCAAGTAAATCACCTTAAAGAGAATAACAAATTTAATAAATAATATTCAAAAATAATCAAATATAAGTATCAAATTATTTTTAAATAATGTTATTTAAATTTATTTATAACCCCATAAAAACAAGCTAATAAAGCAGTTAAATAAGATAAAAAACAAACAATAACAGAATTAATATAAATGTAACAAATAAACATTATGCCCATAAAAAAATCACAACCTCTGAAACATTCAAAGGTTGTGATTTAAAATATAATTTTATCAATTATTGAACAACTGTAGCTTCCAGTTCCACTTTTAGGGTTTCAAACAGGCCATTGACTTCCAGCATAGTAACCGTCTGTTCAATAGAGTGTAAGGCAATCCACTCCTGGAGAATAGGAAAATGAGGCCATAACTCCTGAGTTGAAGTGGTATAGATATTTAATCTCACAATTCCTTTGCATGCATAGCCTGCTGTTGTGATTACTTCTTCAAGATTGGCTATTGCCTGCTCCAGCTGACTTTTCATATCCTTATTGCTTGAGGTTCCATCAGGATCAATAGCTGCCTGTCCTGAGCAGTATAAAGTACTTTCTACATTTTTTACCTCTACGGCCTGAGCATAGCTTCTTTCATTCTGCCATGTCCACGGGTTGATAATTCTTTTTTCCATTGCTTTTACAGAATTTTATGATCTGTTACATGGCAAAATTGCAGAATAAAGACCTCAAAATTCTGTGATTCCAATCACGATTATAAAGTGACGAATATCACAGCTTATAAAGGTAGACGGCTTAGTGTTTCTCGGGAAACTCCCAGATAAGCAGCAAGTAATGATTTTGGGACACGCTGTACCAGAGACGGATATTTTTCTAATAATTGCTCGTAGCGTTCTTTTATTCCTGTTGTCATTGTGGAAATAATCCGTTGTTGTGCTGAAATAAATCCCAGATAAGCCTTTTCCAGAAAGAAGTGTTCCATTTTAGGATGAATACTACAAATTTTTCTGTAGTTTTCAAGAGTGAGACATAATACTTCAGTATCTTCTACACATTCCAATGACATGGTTGCTTTTTGGTTCTGATAATAAGCTGCAAAATCAGTTTCCCACCAATCTTCCATCGCAAACCCTACGATATGTTCTTTTCCGGATTCATCGGTATAAACCAATTTTAAAAGCCCCTTCAATACAAAGTAATTATAAGGTACAGCCTCTCCTTCCTGTATTAAAAATTGGTGTTTCTTGTATTTTTTATAAGCAAAACAGGAAGATACATATTCAAATTCTTTATCACTGAGAGGAAGTATTTTTTCGATATGGGTTCTTAACTGATCTGACATATTCTATTTCTTGGAACTATAAAAGTACCATTTTTTCATGAAGGAGATCAGCATCAGTATTTGTACATTAGTAATAATCTGTACTGCTTTTATATTCTTTATGTATTGCGCTCCATACAGATATAAGAAAAATTCTTTTTATCATAAAAAACTTCTACAAAAGGTTCATCCTGTAACCCGAACTGGAAAAGAAACTCCAGATCTTCATTCCATTGCATAGGTGCATCATCTTCCGGCCAGGTCATTGCCCATCCCCCCTGAAAAGCAAAAACTCCATCATTGGAGTAAATAGGATGAGAATCCATCCAGATATCAGTGTATTCATCTGTAGAGAAAGCCAACAAGCTGGAAAGATCATTCTTATCACCCTCGTTTTCAATAATCCATTGCTGAACTTCTTGATCTCCATAATGCATTAATGTTTCAAATGGCGGATAGATTTCTATCTCTCTGTTTGTTAAAGCAGTATAAGCATTTAAGTCAATGGAATTTATATTAATCGGTAAAAAAGTGAATTCTTCCTGTTCTTCTATAAGCCCCATCCATTGATCTGAGTGTTTTACGATAAAACGAAGAGAGTTATCTTCATGGGTATAAGCTGTTTTTTCATCCTGATCATTAGCCAAAATAAACAATTGGGCTTTACGGATTAGGGGTTGAGCTTTTTCCTTCAGTTGATTTATATTCATAATAAGGAGTGAAAATGGTATTAAATAATTTTCTTTCGATTCAAAAATAGCGATCTTAAAGTTCTTATTTCAGTTCATGTTAAGTTATAAAAGGATAATTTTCACTCAGCGTAGGATGAATACCATTCAACGCTTTATAAAACCCTTCTCTTATTACTCCTGGAATATCTTCATGTTCATCAAAATATGCGTCCAACTGCTGAATAACGAATGCCATCTGCAGCCACTGCTCAAAATTGATATTCATAGGCTGCAACTTTTCATCGTAATCATGATCATAAAAAAAGACTATCCCTTCTTTATCCATAAACCATTGATCCCCTTGCCCATTTCCTGCAAAGCACCAATGATCGGGCAATACAAATTCTTTATTGTTATTGAAGGCTTCCACTGCATTATATAAAATAGTTTCTGTAGAAATTTCCGTGGTTTTTATTAAAGTAACCAGTTTTTTATAGTATTCAGGGAAAGGAAAATCAACGATTTCAGGAAAGTTTTGTAAGTTTTCTTTTTCTTTGAGAATCTCTAATTCTATTTCTTCAATGGGCACTATTTTAAATAAAATCATGGTTAGGCTTTGTCTGAAGTTTGTAATGTAAATTCAATATTCAAATGGTATTTTTTCACCAGATCTACAAAGGCCTGCGTAACCAATTTAACCCCTTTATTTCATCCTGAACAGCATATTTCACATTCAAGAAAAGCGGATCTTCAAAGGCAAGTCCCATTCCTTCAAAATCTTTTACCATAGATGCTGATTTTAGAAATAAAGCAGCATATACAGGAATCAATTGCCCTTTCAGCAGGCATGGAATAAACTCAATTTCATCCTGAAGCTCGGTTTTTAAAATGGCAACTGCCTTCTCAGAAAACAAATCACCAACACCACCGGTATAGCAGGTGTAGATATCATATTGCTTCAAAAAATCATTCAGATTCAGGAGATACTGATCTGTAAACTCTTCCTTAATAGGGATACAATTGTTTCTCATCGAAAGTTTCCGACATTCAGGAAGTTGAAATTTATCAAAAATATCTCCTTTTTTATCTATCACTGAGAAATAATAATCTTCTTTTGGATGAAAGGAAAACAAGGTATATAAATTCATATTTTTTTTCATGGGTATGAGCCGGATATATTCTCAACTACTCAAAATGCTTATTATATTGCTATTATTTATTTCAATAGTGAATCAATTTGCTCATAAAAAGAGTCTTTGCTGTAATCTGCTACTCCGGTATGGTGAAGGCGGATTTCTCCTTTTTTATCCAGTACAACAGTAGTAGGTAATGAACCATTATAGAGTTCTTCCGGAATACTGCCTGCAGGCGTTATAAAAGGAACGGTAAATCCTTTGTTCTTTATATAATTTTTCCCCAGAGCAAGATTATCATCCAGATTTACCGTAAGAAATACCATATCCGGATGCGATTTATATCGATCATACAATTTCTGAACAGAAGGAAATTCTGCCCGACAAGGAGGACACCATGAAGCCCAGAAGTTGATAAAGACCACTTTATTTTTAAGTTGAGAAGGATCAATAAGAGTTCCATCTTCATTCTTTACCATCAAGCCGCTATAGGCCGCTACGTTTCCAGGCTTATCTACAGATTCGGAAATACTTGAATTAAGAATCCCAGTTGATGCTACCTGCCTCATCAACCATGCTTTGGCATCAGGATTCACCAATATAATGATCAATACAACCACCATAACAACCGTAGACCAATGCGTCCTTATCCATTTTTTTAAATCTTCCATACTTATACCCTATAAACGTATTTAACAAAAATAGAATTTTTATTGCTTTCATAGCCATAGAAAACGATCCATCATCTCTACTTTCTCAAATTAAAAGAAAAAAATAGAACAATTACTCTAATTCATTGCTATGCTTCACATAAGTTACATTATATTTGTTCCCAAATTACTTGAATGAGGATAAGAACGATGAAGCTGAAAATTAATTTATTCAATAACAGCACTTTGTCTGTAACTAATTCTCTATTCTTTCAACTAATCAACAGGAAACAATAAACTCCACTACAATATAGAAGAGATCTACTACTTTTTTAATAAAAACTAATGCAAACATCTTTTTTCAAAATTACTGCCGCCACTGCTGCGCTCTGTTTTAGCACTCTGGTGATGGCCCAACAGCAAACCCGCTCTGTAAGCGGAACAGTGAAGGATAAAAAAAACGGCGAATTGCTGATTGGTGTAACGGTAAAAGTAAGCGATGATCCCTCGATTAACGTTGTAGCCAATGAATACGGATTCTACTCCCTTTCCCTTCCGGAAGGCGACCATACTATTATTATTTCCTATCCCGGGTATCGAGATTTTGAACAGCAGATCAAAGTTGATCAAAATATAAAACTGGATCTTTTCCTTAATCAGGAAGAGCAAAAATCTAATGCTATAGATGAAGTCGTTGTTTCTGGAGTTAAAAAGGATAAGAATCTTTCAAGTGCCCAAATGGGAACGGAAACATTAAACATCAAAAGTATAGAAAAACTTCCTGTATTATTTGGTGAAAAGGACGTTATGAAAACCATACAGCTTCTTCCGGGGATCAAAAGTAATGGTGAAGGAAGCAGTGGATTCAGTGTACGAGGAGGTGCTACAGACCAAAACCTTATCCTTCTGGATGAAGCTCCGGTGTATAATGCCTCACATTTACTTGGTTTCTTCAGTACATTCAACAGTGATGCTTTGAAGGATGCCAGTATTATCAAAGGAAATAGCCCGGCTCAGTATGGAGGTCGTCTTTCTTCGGTGATGGACGTAAAAATGAAGGACGGAAACAACCAAAATTATAATGTCAACGGTGGAATCGGACTGATTAGCAGCAGGCTGAGTGTAGAAGGTCCACTTCAGAAAGAAAAGTCCTCTTTTATTGTATCAGGAAGAAGAACGTACGCGGATCTATTCCTTAAATCTTCTAAAGATTATAAAGACAACAAATTATATTTTTATGATCTTAACCTGAAAGCCAACTATCAGATCAATGAAAATAACCGTATTTATCTTTCGGGGTATTTCGGAAGAGATGTATTAGGATTGGGAGATACATTCAATACCGATTGGGGAAATACGACAGCCACATTACGATGGAACAGTATTATCAACAGTAAATTATTCTCTAATACGTCCTTTATCTACAGCAATTACGATTACAAAATCAGTCTGAAAAATAATGAAAGTGAGTTCAACTTAAATTCAAAGATTCAGGACTGGAATCTTAAGCAGGACTTTACCTGGTTTGCCGGGAATAAGCATTCTGTACGTTTCGGTCTGCAATCTATTTATCATACATTGACACCAAGCAGTGCTTCCGGAACCATTGTCAATTCATATTCAAGAAGCCCTAGATATTCTTGGGAAATGCGGTATATATTAATGATGATTTTAAAGCAACAGAAAAACTTACCATCAATTATGGGATGAGACTTTCTCTATTCAGTGTATTGGGTGGAGATACTTTCAATACGTATGAAAATGGTATACTTACAGGAAGCCAATATTTAGAAAAAGGAAAATTTGGTAAAACATACACCAATCTTGAACCGCGTAT
This is a stretch of genomic DNA from Chryseobacterium tructae. It encodes these proteins:
- a CDS encoding SDR family oxidoreductase, with the translated sequence MGAGIAIELAKCGANVTVMARNETKLQDFVARLPKVNPDQKHEYLVADFSDFKSYQQIITQYFSTHSIDILVNNTNGPEPGLAVDKKVSDYQKAFDLLFKTVCETTLLALPHMIEQKNGRIINVSSLSVKEPIGNLALSNSIRSAVVAWAKTLSNEVAQHHITVNNILTGYFDTERIKKLVNHESQQSGISEEDIRKNRENKIPMKRFGKPEEYGHLVAFLASEYSSYLTGTSIPLDGGLNNTY
- a CDS encoding RidA family protein, which gives rise to MEKRIINPWTWQNERSYAQAVEVKNVESTLYCSGQAAIDPDGTSSNKDMKSQLEQAIANLEEVITTAGYACKGIVRLNIYTTSTQELWPHFPILQEWIALHSIEQTVTMLEVNGLFETLKVELEATVVQ
- a CDS encoding Crp/Fnr family transcriptional regulator; amino-acid sequence: MSDQLRTHIEKILPLSDKEFEYVSSCFAYKKYKKHQFLIQEGEAVPYNYFVLKGLLKLVYTDESGKEHIVGFAMEDWWETDFAAYYQNQKATMSLECVEDTEVLCLTLENYRKICSIHPKMEHFFLEKAYLGFISAQQRIISTMTTGIKERYEQLLEKYPSLVQRVPKSLLAAYLGVSRETLSRLPL
- a CDS encoding SMI1/KNR4 family protein; translation: MILFKIVPIEEIELEILKEKENLQNFPEIVDFPFPEYYKKLVTLIKTTEISTETILYNAVEAFNNNKEFVLPDHWCFAGNGQGDQWFMDKEGIVFFYDHDYDEKLQPMNINFEQWLQMAFVIQQLDAYFDEHEDIPGVIREGFYKALNGIHPTLSENYPFIT
- a CDS encoding TlpA family protein disulfide reductase, which translates into the protein MEDLKKWIRTHWSTVVMVVVLIIILVNPDAKAWLMRQVASTGILNSSISESVDKPGNVAAYSGLMVKNEDGTLIDPSQLKNKVVFINFWASWCPPCRAEFPSVQKLYDRYKSHPDMVFLTVNLDDNLALGKNYIKNKGFTVPFITPAGSIPEELYNGSLPTTVVLDKKGEIRLHHTGVADYSKDSFYEQIDSLLK
- a CDS encoding TonB-dependent receptor: MQTSFFKITAATAALCFSTLVMAQQQTRSVSGTVKDKKNGELLIGVTVKVSDDPSINVVANEYGFYSLSLPEGDHTIIISYPGYRDFEQQIKVDQNIKLDLFLNQEEQKSNAIDEVVVSGVKKDKNLSSAQMGTETLNIKSIEKLPVLFGEKDVMKTIQLLPGIKSNGEGSSGFSVRGGATDQNLILLDEAPVYNASHLLGFFSTFNSDALKDASIIKGNSPAQYGGRLSSVMDVKMKDGNNQNYNVNGGIGLISSRLSVEGPLQKEKSSFIVSGRRTYADLFLKSSKDYKDNKLYFYDLNLKANYQINENNRIYLSGYFGRDVLGLGDTFNTDWGNTTATLRWNSIINSKLFSNTSFIYSNYDYKISLKNNESEFNLNSKIQDWNLKQDFTWFAGNKHSVRFGLQSIYHTLTPSSASGTIVNSYSRSPRYSWEMRYILMMILKQQKNLPSIMG